ACAGTCCTCATGTAGTTGGTCGTACACTTGATCGAGCAATGGACCAACAATTTGATGACGGAAGGTAAACAATAGCTAAGAAGAAGCAtacggaaaaattaaaaaaattgtgttCGGCAAGCTgggattaatttttttaataaaaccagTCGGTATTAAGTTCCAAATATTTAGGACTTTGTATCAAGTCCGAAATATTCTTTGAATGGAAGTTGTTTAATTCCTTCTTTATATGAGCTCATATATGTTCGATCGGATTAAAATACGCTCATTAAGGCGCCTATGGTAAAAAATTTACTGTACTTTTCTTGAAAAAGATCGCATAGTCATCTTGGAAGAATAACATCGTGTTAGAAAATAGTCACTGTGCTCCATTTTTTTCTAATTCTCATAAATGGTTACATAATGTGTTAATATAAACTGAAGAATTCATATTTCCGTCTATAAAAGTAAACGAGACCATTCCGTAATAGGATAAAAGTCGCAGACCATAACTTTCTGATAATAAAAGATTGTTTTTTTGAAGGCCTATATTGccgattttttaaattaaaaaatttgaaactacattCATTACTGagaactgtcctcatccattcagtGTTTGGGACATTAGTAAAATGCTTTGAAAGTTATGGCGTtttcactatttattttgttcaaaaaTTGTTTCTACATACACGAGCATATATTTGCTCTCTTCTTAAATAATTTGCGATGCATCTTTTTCCTACTGTTTTACTGGTGAATTTTACGTTGATCATTACGCAATCAGCTGTTTTTGAAGGGTTCTCTTTAACCAGGTTGAGTAAAATAGAAAAATCgtctttattaaaaatttttggtCTCCTTgaacctttcattttttcagtgggaacatatttaataaattttctgaTGAAATTAGCGATAGTTGATCGCGAATATTAAGCTCTCAGATATTTTTTATTGATCCCTTTTAACTATCCGGGCttgaatttgtttcttttgttattatatcAAAGACTCGTAATTTTATGGAccatttaaaatgtttaaaaagtgaaaaaataccACCTTCACACAAATAAACGGTTTTTAATCAAAGACGCACATGTAATTAAATTATATGGCACAATACAAAacgtttaataaaaattaattatgtaaattctatcttaaattatttaagaatccagatcgtcagtgatttctcttcttcgcttggaagaagagtttgcaaacaaaattctcatcattttccatttctgcgtcaaagtaattgttcaactgagtgtcctcacgacatgccagctccgcaagttgattggcggcagaggcgtactcctcgttgtctaccttcatcccatgtctgtgttcaataagcatactctctagagtcctcttcagcacaaccgactggatgtatgtcctcgttccttcttcaatggataacttgtccatatgacttttaaagaactttgagacaactcccatcccatgtcaagacaattggaataatcttcacttttgcttcatagagaactgacagttcgtttgcaagcaggtcatatttgtgaaatttctctacttcaacttgctttaaaacggtcttgcgaggtaactcctcccacttcgattaaatgaatttctcttttcctcttgtcaTAAAACGAAGATATCAGGTTTATTGAATTGaacctttgtttcagtcataattgaAGTGTCAACTCTGATTTCGACATTTTGGGTCGACAGTGTTGACACGACTGAATGTCCTTTCAATTTCCTGCTTCGTTTTATTCCATACATTCGACACAAGTGGAGATGAATACACTTTACCACTTCGTTGTGTCTTCGGAGATAATCACTGTTTAGCATCCTACCACACCGCGTGGCTAGATGGTCAACAGTCTGCCTGCTTTTTTTGCAGTGGACGCATAGTGATCCCGTGTATGCAAAGAACAAATTCCTATCTTGCAAAAGACAGTACAATGCTTCGCTTCGTGGACCATTGTTCCCTTTCGATAGCCATTGCGAAGAAGTAGATATGTCGACATCTGATTCCTCCATACATTTGAACATCACCGAGTGTAGTGATTTACTGTTAATTCGGTTAAGCAAGAGTTTCCTTTGTGCGTCCTTCAGTAACTCAATGGTCAGATTTTCCCTGCCGACAGCTGCATATTTGGAGACAAGAAATTCTGCGATTGTGGCTAAgtgccatttttttccttttattactcGCAGAATACCCGACCTCCGCAGACAGGTAGTCGACTGTTTTTCCAAACTTTTAAGAAACTGGAAGAGCATTAATTCGCTTTTGAAAGAAATTGAGGCAAGTCCTCTTCCAAGGGTCTTGCGGTCCAAATACAACCTCTCCTTATTTGCAGGCTGGAGGTGTAACTTGAGAGTCGTAAGCAATCGGCGTATTTGTTGGTCAATCTCATCAAATTCGTAAGGTTCAATATTGATTagcccaatataataattatatagggaTAATGCATATTCATTGATTCCACGAAACAAATTTACAGCATTCAGGTTTGTTTTTGACAACATAGTTATCCTCTTCTTGACATTCTCCAATATGGAGTCCATAACTTTATTCTTGAGAACATTACTTCCGCCATCTTCAAGTACACCCAAGTAGCGATATCCGTTGATTCCATCGACAGTCTCACAGCATGATAAAGATTCCACATTAGATGCTGATTTTTCGGAATTCATCTCTAGGCCGACACTTTCAAAAAATCCATTAACAGCCTCCATCATTTTGACTAACACATCTTCTTTGAGGGCAACTATTTTCAGATCGtcaataaagaagaaatgattggtGGAGTATGTCAACATATTGGGATCTTCCCGACTAATTTCGAGTTTGGGAAACATGGAGTTAAGCATCCTGCTTAGGGGATCCATCGCCATAACGAATAGCAGCGGGGATAATGAATCTCCTTGGAGTATTCCCCGGCTTAACTTTACTTTCCCAATTCTTTTCCCATCGATATGTAAGTTTACTGTCCACTTCTTGACTATGTTCTTTACAAAGCTGACAATCCAATGTGGTATTCCAGAGCAATCCAATACGTGGAACAAGAACTCGTGATCAACTGAGTCAAATGCCTTCTTCACATCGACCCAAGCAGAATAGAGGCCATTTCCATACTCCTTATTTAAGCATTGGTTAATGAGGGCTTGCTCTTTGGCACCTTGACATTGCTTCCTCGTCCAAGCTGATTATCTGAGATTAAGCCAAATGCCTCGATGAAATCGGCCAGTTTGGCATTAACACATTTGGTGACAAGTTTATACAAAGTTGGCATACACGTTATAGGGCGTAAGTCCTTCGGGGTCTCACACTCACTTTTTTTAGGGATCAAGTAAGTTACGCCAGTGTAAAACCAGCTATCGGGCGTGTACTCTCCATTAATTATTCGGACTATCTCTTTACACAGAAACCCATGCAAAGAATCCATCTTCTTTAAGAAAAAGTTATACGTTCCGTCGCATCCGCATGCCTTCCAGTCAGGTGCACATTTGAGCATATCCATAATAAAATCACTTGTGAAATGAGGTCGCATGGTTTCACCGCCAGTACACCTCACACCCACAAAATCATAAACTACGGGCCCCATATTTTTCTTGCTCCAGACATCTTCCCAAAATGATAAGCACTCACCATCACCAAACCCATACAGGGTGGCTTCGTTGCTCGAAGATAAGTTTCGATAAAATCTTCTGCGGTTTAATTCAAAACACGCATTGTCTTTCCGGAAATTTTTCCTCGAGGAATGGAtagatatctgtttctttttgattCTAATTAGATCATTCAATAGAGTCTCAATTCTGGTTAGCTCCC
Above is a window of Octopus sinensis unplaced genomic scaffold, ASM634580v1 Contig19935, whole genome shotgun sequence DNA encoding:
- the LOC115232203 gene encoding uncharacterized protein LOC115232203, whose protein sequence is MAMDPLSRMLNSMFPKLEISREDPNMLTYSTNHFFFIDDLKIVALKEDVLVKMMEAVNGFFESVGLEMNSEKSASNVESLSCCETVDGINGYRYLGVLEDGGSNVLKNKVMDSILENVKKRITMLSKTNLNAVNLFRGINEYALSLYNYYIGLINIEPYEFDEIDQQIRRLLTTLKLHLQPANKERLYLDLS